GTGAACCTCAGCCTGGTCACGTTCGCCCGCATCAACGGCGGGCTGGGCGGCCAGGTGATGGCGTTCTTCGTGATGGTCGTGGCCGCGGCGGAGGTCGTGGTCGGCCTGACGATCATCATGGCGATCTTCAAGACGCGTCGCTCGGCCTCGGTCGACGACTCCAACCTGCTGAAGTACTGAGAGGTCGACGGTGACGGAACCTGTTGCCGCCAGCGGGATCGGCAGTCTCGCCTGGTTGTTGCTCGCGCTGCCCGCGTTCGGCGCGACCGTGCTGCTGTTGGGCGGCCGGCGCACCGACAAGTGGGGCCACCTGCTGGGCTGCGCGACCGTGATCGCGTCGTTCGCGTACGGCGTGGCGCTGTTCTTCGACACCATCGGGCAGACCGGCGAGCGGACCAGCGAGCTGCACCTGTTCGACTGGATCCCGGTGAACGCGCTGAACGTCGAGTTCGGCCTCCGGCTCGACCCGCTGTCGCTGACGTTCGTCCTGCTGATCACGGGTGTCGGGTCGCTGATCCACATCTACTCGATCGGCTACATGGCGCACGAGGCCGGGCGGCGGAAGTTCTTCGCCTACCTGAACCTGTTCGTCGCGGCCATGCTGCTGCTGGTGCTGGGCAACGGTTTCGTGACCCTGTACTTCGGCTGGGAGGGCGTGGGTCTGGCCTCCTACCTGCTGATCGGCTGGTACCAGTACAAGCCGGAGGCGGCCAGCGCCGCGAAGAAGGCGTTCCTGATGAACCGGGTCGGCGACCTGGGTCTCGCGATCGGCATCTTCATCCTGTTCAAGGAGCTGGGCACCACCCAGTACACCGAGGTGTTCGCCCGGGTCGGCGAGCTGTCGGCGGCCGAGGT
This DNA window, taken from Saccharothrix variisporea, encodes the following:
- the nuoK gene encoding NADH-quinone oxidoreductase subunit NuoK — protein: MTPTYYLLLSALLFSLGAVGVLVRRNAIVVFMCVELMLNAVNLSLVTFARINGGLGGQVMAFFVMVVAAAEVVVGLTIIMAIFKTRRSASVDDSNLLKY